The window GCCGTGGACACCCTTGACCCTAACACCCACCCGGTGCTGCTGGACGAAAAAGGCCCGACCGAAGTAGCCCACGCCGCGAAAGCCTTCAACGCCATGCAGGCGCGAATCGCGGCTTACCTGAAAGAACGCATGCAACTGCTGGCGGCGATTTCCCACGACCTGCAAACACCGATCACCCGCATGAAACTGCGCGCCGAGTTCATGGACGACTGCGTGGAAAAAGACAAGCTGTGGAACGACCTCGGCGAGATGGAACATCTGGTGCGCGAAGGCGTGGCCTATGCCCGTAGCGTGCATGGCGCCACAGAAGAAAGCCGCCGCACCGACCTGGACTCTTTCCTCGACAGCCTGGTGTTCGACTATCAGGACGTGGGCAAGGAAGTGCAGCTGAGCGGCAAAAGCGCCACCGTCATCGACACCCGCCCCCACGCCTTGCGCCGAGTGCTGGTGAACCTGACCGACAACGCCCTCAAATTCGCCGGTGCCGCCGAGTTGCAGGTGGAAAAGCAAGCCGACGGCAGCGTCTCGGTGAAGGTCATGGACCGCGGTCCGGGGATCGCCGAGGCGGAACTGGCCCAGGTCATGGAGCCGTTCTACCGCGTGGAAAATTCGCGCAACCGCAGCACTGGCGGCACCGGGTTGGGGTTGGCGATTGCGCAGCAACTGGCGTTGGCGATCGGGGGATCGTTGACGTTGAGTAATCGTGAAGGCGGAGGCTTGTGCGCGGAGCTGAAGTTGCGGGGGTAAGCAAGCGACTGATACACCCACTTATTTTCACTGCATTGTAGGAAGCGCCCGACATCAATTCGTTTATTCCCTTGCTTGCATTGCATCCAGCGGATTTAAAACCTGTCTAGCCGCTGGATACATATACGCTTAATGGAACTCAGGCAACGGAATAGCAAAAAATGGATGACAACCGAAGACCCATCAGCGCGCGCTCCACAGGCTGGGCCAAACGCATAACCGCCCTGTTGGTGAAACGCGACATCTCACCCAATCAGATCTCCGTCGCCAGCATTTTCTTTGCACTCGCGGGTGCCATTGCGCTGAACATCGATAACGGTGTCGCCGGGTCGATCTGCTGCGCCGTCGCCATTCAACTGCGCCTGCTGTGCAATCTCTTTGACGGGATGGTCGCCATCGAAGGCGGCAAGCAATCCGACATCGGCAGCCTTTACAACGAATTTCCCGATCGGATCGCCGACACCCTGCTGATTGTCGGGCTCGGCTATGCCCTCTGGCAGCCGGAACTCGGCTGGTTTGCCGCCCTGGCCGCTGCGCTCACGGCGTATGTCCGGGTGTTCGGCGGCTCCATCGGCCTGAAGCAGAACTTCATGGGGCCGATGGCCAAGCAGCACCGGATGGCCGTGATGACTGCCGGGTTGGTGCTCAATACCATCGAATTCCATCTCTATGCCAGCCACTACGCGCTGATGCTGACGCTAATCGTCATTGCCATCGGTGCCGCAGCCACGTGCATCACCCGCACCCTGGCGATCTCCAGACAACTGAAGGAGGCCGGCCATGTGGATCAGTAATGCCCTGATCGCGGTGCTGCGGCTGCTGATCGGCGTCACCGCCCGCTGGGAAGGCCCGCCGGACCTCAGCCGTCAGCGCATCTATTTCGCCAACCACACCAGCCACATGGACACCCTGGCGATCATGGCGGCCCTGCCCGCCGAAGCGCGGATCAATGTGAAACCGGTCGCCGCCGCCGATTACTGGGGCAAGAACCGGTTTCTCTCCTACATCTCTCAGCGAGGCCTCAATGCCGTGCTGATCGAGCGCAATCCTGCGCCGGGCAGCAATGTGCTGGAGCCGATTTTCGATGTGGTGCGGGCCGGTCATTCGATCATCATTTTCCCTGAAGGCACGCGCTCCAGCCAGGCCTTGCCGGGGGAGTTCAAATCAGGGATCTATCGGCTCAGCGAAACCTTTCCCGATGTCGACCTTGTGCCGATCTACCTGGAAAACCTGCATCGTTCCATGCCCAAGGGCAAGCACGTGCCCTTGCCGATCATCTGCACCATCCGTATCGGCAATCCTCTTCCACGATTTGTCGGCGAGGACAAACAGGTGTTTCTGGAGCGGGCGCGTGACGCCATCGTGAGGCTGTCGAAATGAGTCTTGAGCAAAAATTCCTCTGGTTCTTTTTCGCGATCGCCTGTTTGTTGGCCGTCGCTTCGGTGATCGGTCGGGTGCTGGCCAAACGCGCCACGAGCGAAGGCGCAATCTCCACCATCGAAAACCTCAACCAGCGCGTGAACGCCTGGTGGGGCATGGTCATCATCTTCTTCGTGTCCTGGCTGCTGGGACCGAATGCAACGGTGGTGCTGTTCGGATTCATTTCCCTGTTCGCCCTCAGGGAGTTCATCACCCTGACCCCGACGACGCTGGGTGATCACAACGCGCTGTTCTCGGCTTTTTTCATCCTGATCCCGCTTCAGTACCTGTTGATCGGCACCCACTGGTATTCGATGTTCACGCTGCTGATTCCGGTGTATGCCTTTCTGCTACTGCCGGCGATTGCCGTGTTGAGCCAGGACACCGAAGCCTTTCTGGAACGAACGGCCAAGATCCAGTGGGGCGTGATGATCTGCGTCTATTGCATCAGCCACGCACCCGCGCTGTTGCTGCTGGACCTGCAAGGGTTCACCGGGCAGAACGCGCTGCTGTTGTTCTATCTGGTGTTCGTCGTGCAGTTGAGCGACGTGTTGCAGTACGTCTTCGGCAAGCTCTTCGGCAAACACAAAGTCGCACCGCTGGTGAGCCCGTCGAAAACCGTGGAAGGCCTTGTGGGCGGCGGGCTGTCCGCCACGCTGATCGGCGGCTGCATGTTCTGGATGACCCCGTTCAACTTCTGGCAGTCGCTGTTGATGTCGCTGGTGATCGTGGTGATGGGCTTTCTCGGTGGCCTGGTCATGTCGGCGATCAAGCGCAGCCTGAGCGCCAAAGACTGGGGCACCATGATCAAGGGCCACGGCGGCATGCTCGATCGCATGGACTCGATCTGCTTCGCCGCGCCGATCTTCTTTCACCTGACGCGGTATTTCTTTTCCGTGCAGTAAGGCTTGCTTGTCAGATGACAAACCGCGCCACCAGCGCATTCAAATCCACCGCCAGACGCGACAGTTCATGGGTGGCGGTGCTGGTCTGGTTGGCACCGGCGGCGGACTGCGTAGCGAGGTCGCGGATGTTCACCAGGTTGCGGTCGACTTCGCGGGACACCTGGGCCTGTTCCTCCGAGGCACTGGCAATCACCAGGTTGCGCTCGTTGATCAAATGGATCGACTGGGTGATCTGCTCCAGCGCCACACCGGCGGCGCGGGCCAGTTCCAGGGTGTTTTGCGTGCGTTGATTGCTTTGCTGCATCGACGCCACCGCTTCACCGGTGCCGTTCTGGATGCCGGCGACCATCTTCTCGATTTCCTGGGTCGACTGCGCCGTGCGATGGGCCAGCGCCCGAACTTCGTCCGCCACCACGGCAAAACCACGCCCGGCTTCACCGGCACGGGCCGCTTCGATCGCCGCGTTCAGCGCCAGCAGGTTGGTTTGCTCGGCGATGGCACGGATCACGTCCAGCACCTTGCCGATGTCGCGTCCCTGAGCCGCCAGACCTTCGATCATCAGCGAGGTGTTGTGCACGTCATGGGTCATGGTCTGGATCGCGTCGACGGTTTGCACCACCCGGTCACGACCCTCGCGGGCGGCCTGGGTCGACTGGTTCGAGGCTTCGGATGTCGACACTGCATTGCGCGCCACTTCTTCCACGGCGGCGGTCATTTCGTTGACGGCGGTGGCGGCTTGTTCGATTTCATTGTTCTGTTGCTGCAAGCCACGGGACGCATCTTGAGTCACCGCGCTGAGCTCTTCGGCGGCGGTGCCCAGTTGCGTGGCGGAACCGGCAATCTGTTCGATGGTTTTGCGCAGGCTGGCCTGCATCGTCGCCAAAGCGCCGAGCAAGCGCGCCGGTTCATCCTTGCCATCGACTTCGATGACATTACGCAGATTACCTTCGGCGATGGTTTGCGCGGCCAGCACGGCACGGTTCAACGGTGTGACGATGCTGCGGGTCAGGAGCCAGGCCAGCAGCACGGTCATCAACGCTGCGATAACCGCGACCGCGATGATGCCGGTGATAGCGCTGTTGTAATTGTCAGCGGCTTCAGCCGAAGCGGTTTTGGCGTAGTCCGCATTGAGTGCCACCAGTTTGTTCAACTGCTCGCCCATCTGATCCGTGCCGTCCTTGATACGTGTGTTGATCAGCGTGCGCATCTCATCCAGTTTGTTCTGTTGCGACAACTCCAACATCTGAGTCTGGGCTTGCATGTAGCTGTCCAGCGTGACGGTGAACGTCTTGTACAGCTGCGCTTCTTCGTCACCGGCGGGCAGCGCGGCGTAACTCGCTTGTGCGCTGCGCAGCTTGTCGACCAGTACGCCAACACGCGTCTGGGCTTCCTGCAAGGCCGCCGGATCACGGTTGACCAAAATCCGGAACGACAGAATTCGCATGCGCAGGACGTTTTCGGTCATGTTGCCGAGAAAACCGACGCTGGGCAGATGGGTGGTGCCCATGTCGATGGAGGCCTGGCGGATGACGGTCATGCGGTTCACGGCGAATACACCCAGCACGATGACCAGCAAGGCAATGAAGGCAAAACCAAGGAAAGCGCGAGGCGCGATATTCAGATTACGCAATGACATAGGACGATTCTCGGGGGTTGGTGGCTGCGAGCGTCCTTGCGTCATCACTGAATGGCGGGCATTGGCGCGCACCCTTTCAGATGGGCGCCATTGTTGTAATAGATTGGTCTGCGCCTGATGGTTGTATCGGCCGGGCTTGAGGTTTATTGCGGGGGTTTTAGTAAATATTTTTCAAGGAGTTAAGGGTGTTTCACAGACGAGACATATGGAACGGAAGTACCCATATTCCTGTAAGCAGTCAGAGAATGACACCCACCACACGTTGTTCATGCATCTGCCGCAACAACGCCAACCCGTTATCGAAGAACTCCGCTGAGCCGGTCATTCCCGCCTCCTGCGCCAGTGCCTGCAACTGCGCCCGGCCATCCAATTCAGGAAACTCCTCGATGCGCTGCAACAACCGAAACGCCAACGGGCTCAACCCGGAAAACTTCACACTGAAATCCACATCCCGACGTACCAACAACAACGTCGGCTGATCCGGCGCAGTGTCCGGCTGATATTCCGGCCCCACCAACTGCACCGGCCAGGCATACGCCAGCGGCCAGGCCAACGGCGAGACTTGCAATGGGCGGTCCAGCAACATGTCAGCATCGCCGGATGGCAACGGTTCGGCCTCGGACTGCTGCAAGGCCATCTCCACCCATTCGTAATGCGCCAGCTCAACCATGAACGGCGGCCACGTACCATCGGCCAACGCCGCAGGCTCAGAGGCGAGAAACTCGACAAACTCCTCGGCGATCTCACCGAATTTCGGCGTGTGGGCACGGTAGTCGCGCAGGAAGATCCGCACCAGCGTCCGCCATTGTTTGTCACCAAGAATCTTCACCAGCACCGGAAACGTGCCGCTGATCAGCGATGACAGATTGGCAAATACCAGGTCGCGA of the Pseudomonas sp. MAG733B genome contains:
- a CDS encoding HAMP domain-containing sensor histidine kinase; its protein translation is MNLSMRWPRTLASRLSLIFLIGLILAQALSFGAQYYERYENAKNTMLGNLETDVSTSIAILDRLPAEERMSWLQQLDRRNYRYLLDEGSPGTSMNTDMPEAPIAMASIKDAIGKDYPMTFTEIPGPRKHFQVHLKLADGAPLTIDVRPSMQPLSPWLPIVLLGQLALMIACTWLAVRIAIRPLTRLAEAVDTLDPNTHPVLLDEKGPTEVAHAAKAFNAMQARIAAYLKERMQLLAAISHDLQTPITRMKLRAEFMDDCVEKDKLWNDLGEMEHLVREGVAYARSVHGATEESRRTDLDSFLDSLVFDYQDVGKEVQLSGKSATVIDTRPHALRRVLVNLTDNALKFAGAAELQVEKQADGSVSVKVMDRGPGIAEAELAQVMEPFYRVENSRNRSTGGTGLGLAIAQQLALAIGGSLTLSNREGGGLCAELKLRG
- a CDS encoding CDP-alcohol phosphatidyltransferase family protein, whose amino-acid sequence is MDDNRRPISARSTGWAKRITALLVKRDISPNQISVASIFFALAGAIALNIDNGVAGSICCAVAIQLRLLCNLFDGMVAIEGGKQSDIGSLYNEFPDRIADTLLIVGLGYALWQPELGWFAALAAALTAYVRVFGGSIGLKQNFMGPMAKQHRMAVMTAGLVLNTIEFHLYASHYALMLTLIVIAIGAAATCITRTLAISRQLKEAGHVDQ
- a CDS encoding lysophospholipid acyltransferase family protein; its protein translation is MWISNALIAVLRLLIGVTARWEGPPDLSRQRIYFANHTSHMDTLAIMAALPAEARINVKPVAAADYWGKNRFLSYISQRGLNAVLIERNPAPGSNVLEPIFDVVRAGHSIIIFPEGTRSSQALPGEFKSGIYRLSETFPDVDLVPIYLENLHRSMPKGKHVPLPIICTIRIGNPLPRFVGEDKQVFLERARDAIVRLSK
- a CDS encoding phosphatidate cytidylyltransferase, whose protein sequence is MSLEQKFLWFFFAIACLLAVASVIGRVLAKRATSEGAISTIENLNQRVNAWWGMVIIFFVSWLLGPNATVVLFGFISLFALREFITLTPTTLGDHNALFSAFFILIPLQYLLIGTHWYSMFTLLIPVYAFLLLPAIAVLSQDTEAFLERTAKIQWGVMICVYCISHAPALLLLDLQGFTGQNALLLFYLVFVVQLSDVLQYVFGKLFGKHKVAPLVSPSKTVEGLVGGGLSATLIGGCMFWMTPFNFWQSLLMSLVIVVMGFLGGLVMSAIKRSLSAKDWGTMIKGHGGMLDRMDSICFAAPIFFHLTRYFFSVQ
- a CDS encoding methyl-accepting chemotaxis protein, which codes for MSLRNLNIAPRAFLGFAFIALLVIVLGVFAVNRMTVIRQASIDMGTTHLPSVGFLGNMTENVLRMRILSFRILVNRDPAALQEAQTRVGVLVDKLRSAQASYAALPAGDEEAQLYKTFTVTLDSYMQAQTQMLELSQQNKLDEMRTLINTRIKDGTDQMGEQLNKLVALNADYAKTASAEAADNYNSAITGIIAVAVIAALMTVLLAWLLTRSIVTPLNRAVLAAQTIAEGNLRNVIEVDGKDEPARLLGALATMQASLRKTIEQIAGSATQLGTAAEELSAVTQDASRGLQQQNNEIEQAATAVNEMTAAVEEVARNAVSTSEASNQSTQAAREGRDRVVQTVDAIQTMTHDVHNTSLMIEGLAAQGRDIGKVLDVIRAIAEQTNLLALNAAIEAARAGEAGRGFAVVADEVRALAHRTAQSTQEIEKMVAGIQNGTGEAVASMQQSNQRTQNTLELARAAGVALEQITQSIHLINERNLVIASASEEQAQVSREVDRNLVNIRDLATQSAAGANQTSTATHELSRLAVDLNALVARFVI
- a CDS encoding putative DNA-binding domain-containing protein codes for the protein MAKRSLHEQQSSMGLYLRDPDHCAPPPEMDPARAQVYRDLVFANLSSLISGTFPVLVKILGDKQWRTLVRIFLRDYRAHTPKFGEIAEEFVEFLASEPAALADGTWPPFMVELAHYEWVEMALQQSEAEPLPSGDADMLLDRPLQVSPLAWPLAYAWPVQLVGPEYQPDTAPDQPTLLLVRRDVDFSVKFSGLSPLAFRLLQRIEEFPELDGRAQLQALAQEAGMTGSAEFFDNGLALLRQMHEQRVVGVIL